A genome region from Pseudodesulfovibrio alkaliphilus includes the following:
- the pstB gene encoding phosphate ABC transporter ATP-binding protein PstB: MNNANKVASTNLDFHYGDFKALENITLEFQRNRVTALIGPSGCGKSTYLRCINRMNDLIPGTRVTGQMVLDGEDIYAPGIDVVSLRRRIGMVFQKPNPFPKTVFENVAYGLRVNGIKDKAFLEQAVEESLKGAALWDEVKDRLHTSALGLSGGQQQRLCIARALAVQPEVLLMDEPASALDPIATQKIEDLIHELKRNFTIIIVTHSMQQAARVSDRTAFFYMGRLIEVDNTKSMFTKPSNKQTEDYITGRFG, from the coding sequence ATGAACAACGCCAACAAGGTGGCCTCCACCAATCTTGATTTCCATTACGGGGACTTCAAGGCTCTGGAGAACATCACCCTTGAATTCCAGCGCAACCGTGTCACGGCCCTTATCGGCCCGTCCGGCTGCGGCAAATCCACCTATCTGCGGTGCATCAACCGCATGAACGACCTGATCCCAGGCACCCGCGTCACCGGGCAGATGGTGCTTGACGGCGAGGACATCTACGCGCCGGGCATTGACGTGGTCTCCCTGAGGCGCCGCATCGGCATGGTCTTCCAGAAACCCAACCCCTTCCCCAAGACCGTCTTCGAGAACGTGGCCTACGGCCTGCGGGTCAACGGCATCAAGGACAAGGCGTTCCTTGAGCAGGCCGTGGAGGAAAGCCTCAAGGGCGCGGCCCTGTGGGACGAGGTCAAGGACCGGCTGCACACCTCGGCACTGGGGCTTTCGGGTGGCCAGCAGCAGCGGCTGTGCATCGCGCGCGCTTTGGCCGTCCAGCCCGAGGTGCTGCTCATGGACGAGCCCGCCTCGGCGCTCGACCCCATCGCCACCCAGAAGATCGAAGACCTCATCCATGAACTGAAGAGGAATTTCACCATCATCATCGTCACCCATTCCATGCAGCAGGCGGCCCGCGTCTCTGACCGCACTGCCTTCTTCTACATGGGCAGACTCATTGAAGTGGACAACACCAAGTCAATGTTCACCAAGCCGAGCAACAAGCAGACCGAAGACTACATCACCGGCCGCTTCGGCTAG
- a CDS encoding AMIN domain-containing protein yields the protein MKRIKGHSMLLAAAIVAAGLAAFALHGGMGRTSDRKAESAQVRMAVDPTVIPSDMPFETSPGPATEQATGQSAEPAESQAEIPVEAPVAAPRPPAAQPRASDTPPPAAPSPAPSPAPEALPAGGTITAASLESTSGGFVLTVVGDRPIGPVTHLTLASPPRLVLDLAGAWTLKAPNVLREEDGPVRHVVIGVHPDKLRLVVHLREESLLGRLGDPVSTREGDTLRVTATIAPGQ from the coding sequence ATGAAGAGAATCAAGGGTCACAGCATGCTGCTGGCCGCCGCCATCGTGGCGGCCGGGCTCGCGGCCTTTGCCCTGCACGGAGGAATGGGCCGGACCTCGGACCGCAAGGCGGAGTCGGCTCAGGTGCGTATGGCCGTGGACCCCACCGTGATCCCTTCGGACATGCCCTTTGAGACTTCTCCGGGACCGGCTACCGAACAGGCGACCGGACAGTCCGCGGAACCGGCAGAAAGCCAAGCCGAAATCCCGGTCGAAGCCCCGGTTGCAGCCCCTCGGCCCCCTGCCGCACAACCCCGCGCCTCGGACACTCCTCCCCCGGCAGCGCCCTCGCCTGCCCCGTCACCCGCCCCCGAAGCCCTGCCCGCCGGAGGCACAATCACCGCCGCCAGCCTTGAATCGACTTCCGGGGGATTTGTCCTGACCGTTGTCGGCGACAGGCCCATCGGCCCCGTGACCCATCTGACCCTGGCCTCGCCTCCCCGGCTGGTGCTCGACCTGGCCGGGGCCTGGACGCTCAAGGCGCCCAATGTCCTGCGCGAGGAGGACGGGCCAGTCCGCCATGTGGTCATCGGCGTCCACCCCGACAAGCTGCGCCTGGTGGTCCATCTGCGCGAGGAATCCCTCCTTGGCCGCCTCGGCGACCCGGTCAGCACCCGCGAGGGCGACACCCTGCGCGTGACCGCGACCATCGCCCCCGGGCAGTGA
- the phoU gene encoding phosphate signaling complex protein PhoU gives MEQRAHFSKKLEDLKVEVLRMAALSEAAVHKAAKAFLENDADLAEEVILGDAAINKLEDHLDNYTLELLALDQPMAIDLRNIVGSQRITVNLERLGDEAVNLAHRAMFLSTRPPLPHNPKMESLAATAKHMLSDALKAYVDSDVSLAGLVCRTDDKADDLNIAILRQFVSEMVSESRIVERGVHAIIGARHLERIADLATNVAESVVFIVEGTSMKHSCKE, from the coding sequence ATGGAACAACGTGCTCATTTTTCCAAGAAACTCGAAGACCTGAAGGTCGAAGTGCTGCGCATGGCCGCCTTGTCCGAGGCCGCTGTCCACAAGGCTGCCAAGGCTTTTCTCGAAAACGACGCAGATCTGGCCGAGGAGGTCATCCTGGGCGATGCGGCCATCAACAAGCTCGAAGACCATCTGGACAACTACACCCTCGAACTGCTGGCCCTGGACCAGCCCATGGCCATCGACCTGCGTAACATCGTGGGGAGTCAACGCATAACGGTCAACCTTGAGCGCCTGGGCGACGAGGCGGTCAACCTGGCCCACCGCGCCATGTTCCTGAGCACCCGCCCCCCCCTGCCGCATAATCCCAAGATGGAAAGCCTGGCGGCCACGGCCAAGCACATGCTCTCGGACGCGCTCAAGGCGTATGTGGACTCGGACGTTTCCCTTGCCGGACTGGTCTGCCGCACCGACGACAAGGCAGACGACCTGAACATCGCCATCCTGCGCCAGTTCGTCAGCGAAATGGTCTCGGAGTCGCGCATCGTGGAACGCGGCGTTCACGCCATCATCGGCGCACGCCACCTGGAACGCATTGCCGATCTGGCCACCAATGTGGCCGAGTCCGTGGTCTTCATCGTCGAAGGCACGAGCATGAAGCACAGCTGCAAGGAATAG
- a CDS encoding glycosyltransferase, protein MIILMLAINDPAGTAIQFCRALNRHTRHTARLATLETRYTHAWEKDLHLPDLGPDGVEELGMLLREADVLHFHMTCDEHQPFGPHLPADHLLGKAVVHHHHGHHDFRSNPGAFRDKYKRLGRANLLVSTPDLMRLLPEASWQPNLVPVDDPLFTPLPGRFAHPGPLRVCHSPTRKDLKNTDDFLAVVKAMENGPHKLAVDLIDDVPNAECLARKRRCHVLFDHMQGYYGVSSLEGLSQGLAVIAGLDAWNRAQVARFAKTEDLPWVSASDRAGLKARLHELAEDRDRCRAVGEASRRFMVERWSDRAVVERLARFYEAM, encoded by the coding sequence ATGATCATTCTCATGCTTGCCATCAACGACCCGGCCGGAACCGCCATCCAGTTCTGCCGCGCCCTCAACCGCCACACCCGGCACACGGCCCGGCTGGCCACTCTGGAGACGCGCTACACCCACGCCTGGGAAAAGGATCTGCACCTGCCCGACCTGGGCCCGGACGGCGTGGAGGAGCTGGGCATGCTCCTGCGCGAGGCGGATGTCCTCCACTTCCACATGACCTGCGACGAACACCAGCCCTTTGGCCCGCATCTGCCAGCCGACCATCTGCTCGGCAAGGCCGTGGTCCATCACCACCACGGACATCACGACTTCCGCTCCAACCCCGGCGCCTTTCGCGACAAGTACAAACGATTGGGCCGCGCCAACCTGCTGGTGAGCACCCCGGACCTGATGCGTCTGCTGCCCGAGGCCAGCTGGCAGCCCAACCTCGTGCCCGTGGATGACCCGCTGTTCACGCCCCTGCCGGGACGTTTCGCCCACCCCGGCCCGCTGCGGGTCTGCCACTCGCCCACCCGCAAGGATCTGAAGAACACCGACGACTTTCTGGCCGTGGTCAAAGCCATGGAAAACGGCCCGCACAAACTGGCCGTGGACCTCATCGACGACGTGCCCAACGCCGAGTGCCTGGCCCGCAAGCGGCGCTGCCATGTGCTCTTTGACCACATGCAGGGCTATTACGGAGTGAGCAGCCTGGAAGGTCTCTCCCAGGGACTTGCGGTCATCGCCGGGCTCGATGCCTGGAATCGCGCCCAGGTGGCCCGGTTCGCCAAGACCGAGGACCTGCCCTGGGTATCGGCCTCTGACAGGGCCGGCCTTAAGGCCCGGCTGCACGAGCTGGCAGAGGACCGCGACCGCTGCCGCGCCGTGGGCGAGGCGTCGCGCCGGTTCATGGTCGAGAGGTGGTCGGACCGCGCTGTGGTGGAGCGGCTGGCCCGGTTCTACGAGGCGATGTGA